From Rhopalosiphum padi isolate XX-2018 chromosome 2, ASM2088224v1, whole genome shotgun sequence:
ACCAACGCCGTACTATTTCCGCTTCCGGTCTCTTACTCACAATATTAATCACTTTTGAGTTTATGTTGTGTACAGAATTTACTTATGTGGTTTGGGATGTAGCTTCGTATGTACTTACTATTTAAACTATCAATGTACAAGCTGGTAAATACCGCGAAATGTACATTCATTTAATAGTTTCCGGAATATTATCCATAATAACGAATTCATTTACTAGAAAtttattagattaattattttgtatcggtctaagatatatatttatttatttacttattttacataaatatacatattaaatttaaaaaaatgtttataaatttgttaatgaataatttcttatcaacttaaattaaaaaaactaatctgGTTAAGCGTAATTTTATCTTAacctatttgattattttattgattgaactttcaattttgtaaaattgcCACTAAAATATTGAGATTTTTATTAGTATCACtttttacttgtattattatacatcagtgtttaattcaaattaaatattcatgcatacatgttacataatatcgtatatagattatagatacaaaataatagttatagatAAGTCACGCACGTTAAAAATAcacaatgattataattatattagaattaaaacaTCAAAACACGTCAACCGTGTAAGTTACTATTCAAGACTATTTTTGGTTTAAGATTatgaaagaataaaataattaaaactctcTCATCTTATCTTTAAAGAGCgtgttgttaataattattttgagatATTTTATCTGAGAGATTACGAGACTGGTCAAACTTAtggattataataatgtaatcgcGTAACGATCTACCCTAAGGATAAGACTTTCCCGGGTTGTCTTCAGTTCAATACCCGAACTCTgcaaagtttaatatatattttataatatgtcaagTCTATTGGGTCAACATGCTGATTTACTAAATATGGAAATTCTAACAAGTACCTAGGTTTTGTTTGTATGTACGTTAagacgtatttttaatatttttcaaataaataaaattaacatattatatcacagTTACTGTTGGTGTGATTGTAGATGATACATTTTTTGAGTctgttaaatttacatatttaggGGGAAATGGCTTCgattgattttatataacataatattatatgatttaggtAGAAGTGAAGTCAACCCAGGACTTCAGTTATGCAATTTTAGGAAAGTTTAAAATCAGCTAGGTAAGTATTACATTGTGATGACAAGAAAATAGATTTATTGCTGATAACGGTAAAATATTATGAGTGCGATTATTCggtattttttgtattgatatacgatgaatgataattatattattatacgtgtgcatgcaacaaataatataagtaattgtaATGCACGTCTTGTTCGGAGATATTACTCATACACGctttgtaatattaaacatcACTTAGGCACATTCACTTAACACGCACAGAGAgacatatatacaaatatacaaagcgcatacatttttttaataataattactgtagtgtcacattacctatatataaagcatattataaacTCCTCAATAACATATCACATCATTCCTGTGTAGGTAACTATATgattcattataatcatatataaaaaaactccGACAATAGACTTAACTGTTAGGGAAATAGTAGTGCCGTAATTAAGAATTTtccttgggggggggggggggtttagtaaataactttatatcatttcaaaaaaaaatcatcaaaataaaataaatatacataaaagcaataaaaagcgtttattaaaataaaattgggtcgatataaatgttgttattattagtcatataatatttaatttaactaataacttattttaatattttgaataaaacccAAAATGGTTAGGGCCacgttaatattatcatagattaaatacactatatttaatctatgatattatatactagcagtattaattaaattatgacattataatgataataattaataatatatttttttattggaaaaatgtgtttatataataaattagattgaattaagtttattattatattaaaaaataaaataaaaagatcaCCTAAAAGGGCGGTACACTGTGAaccaaaatagtaaatactcgaGATcatcgttaaattattataataatattgtttgtaatgACTAATAAGCAATTTAAtagatcaataaataataatatttgggaCGTTTTTGGCCAGCTTGTCGGTCGGCTCCGTCGGTACGACGACAACGTTTTACCGCGTCGTATTGCATGGTATGTGGTGCACCCGATGCGAATAGCGTCCGGACGAGCTTGGCCCCTCTCAGCTAAAGACAGGACGACGGCGAAGAGAGAACGTATATTATGGGATACGAGAAAGTGCACGGACGGTACATCACCCGCACACATCCTCCGATCGTCCGCGGCGCGACGAGTTCGCGGTCGTCGTGAGCTCTGTCGCCGCCGCACTCGACTCTCCGCCGGTTGTGCGGGGGCGCCCGCGGATTCTTAGGTCACGCGTGTGGACCGACGCGACCGCGGATGTCGACGACGGCTGCAGCGGTAGTGACTTGGTTCACGGCGtgagcttatattatatagagtcgAGAATACGGACGTTAACGGCGTCGGACCCGCGGAAACTCGACGTTTTCGGCGTTCGGCGACGTGCGATTCAAACGGTGGCCACCGGACTCGGACGCGGCCGACGAGATGCCTGCAAGAACAATTAATGCACGCGGGAGAGTAATATCAGCACATCGGTACGTCGTGTCGCGTTCCGCTGACCCTCTTAATCGTCCTGCGGCAATTCCACCGACAGAGTCTCATCGCGCACCATTCACCGCCGCCGGTGCCATATCGTCACTTAAGATGCAACACCTCATATCTCATTTTTCTCAACTTTTCAGAAGAGCAATAAAACTGGTTTAAATGGAACTAATATGACTTTCTatgatatttgaattttttttataatcacggagttgttatatattatatagcaccgACCGTATTCGATCGTTACGTTTTACGGTCGCCGCCGTGGCTGTCGTCACAACTGTCATCTGCACCGTCGACGCGCACGACATCGCGCACCAGCATCGTCGCCGCAAGCCGTTGCTCCCGCGGCCGAGGCAGTCGAGCTTCGTCTTCCGTTACTATCATGTGCCCGCGACGCTCGTTTGGCCACAGGACCGTGGTAGCGAGAACGTTGCAATGGTCACCAATGGCCTACTCGTATAACTCGAGATACCTTCCAGTATACCGACACGCCATCTCGTACCCCCACCCCCGCCCCTCATTTATTGTATCGGCCTGTCCGAAGGTTTGGTTATGTTTCTTAGCACATTTTATTTTGGCCTAcaacaaatgtttaataaatctcAATATTTAACCTAAGGCCATTAAAAACCACCTGTGAAACTCGTATGTAAGTTTACGCGACGAAGGACGTATTTTTCAACTCCGAAATTTTACACGCATTGTCAGATGCGTTGCAGAAACAGTTTACGAACAAAAAAAACGcgaaattatcaatattttttttttttattggcctTGGTCACTTTTTGATGATTTTGCcataaaaatctagttttacgtctaTTTGACTGTGTAGATCGTACAAGAAGTTTCAGCAAATGTGTTAGCGTGCATGACTaactaatatgaatttaaaagtaATGTTAAGTTAGCAGTTCAatgatttattgtatatttaatatttatatgatgaatTATGATAAGATTGTAATTGGACTTAACAGTccgtatgaaataatatataaaataaaatataatagacaaGCAATTTGCTTcatcttcaaaaataaattatttaatattaaaaatctaacatACAACTTCAGAAAAACAAATCTTGAAATACCTTTCGTTGTTACTAAAAAAGCTTCAATGTCATTCTTACAAGTTGGATTACGGTCTTTAAATGAGATTCctaaagaattattaattatttcaaattattcatattttaaatataaattaaaaaattggttttacaataatctttaaatatctagcattaaattttcttttttactattgtattaattattattattattattatttgttttttataaggtctcttactatttttcattattatcacggatacaaaaaaaaaaaatgtattcttactCTACGACACGAGGTTTCACCTCAGTGTAGAGTAATGCCTAGTTAATATCTGTCTTTGTTATATCATGTATTTGTCTTGTaactagaaataaataaataaataaaataaaaaaaatataaattaaattacggtataacattaaattataaaagtttttcatTAAGTTCACAGTTTGatgcattaaacatttaatattaattccaaTGTATTGGACCTACCTATTTTttgtttgaacatttttaatttatgatttagtttacaatttaagttattttccaatagcaatgtattttataggtatctGCTTCAGTGGGGAAAACATAAATCttacctaaattttattaagaacactattattaaaaatattatagtttgattactattaaattataaatattgcaaaatatcataaaatctaTCCCCCTCATCGCCCCTTAAATACACCTCTGATGGGAAACAACCAGGACTGCTACTGTGATTTTAGATTTGAGGAGTATGAAATATGGTCTGTAAGCGTTATGAGTAATATGGTATGATAGAaagagattataatattatgttgttctgaaccgatagaaaaaaaaatggatagaAACGATGATAGCCGATTGGTAAGGCCATAAAGGGAGTCAACTCGTTAGCTTGCAGCTCTAgtatagtacaaatatataatatatgcagtaGCATATTTGGATTTTAATCATTCCTTTGGCGCCTGGATGACGGTGTGCGATTTTATGCTTGTTATCGAGaaacatatcattttaataataaactatcaaTAGGttattcatacaaatatttaacacgAAATGTAAATGTGGTTCTACATTTAACACAGCCGCCATTCTATGTAGGAAGAAATGTGTGGTGGTCAAATACACAAGTTTAGAACTTATCCTAAATCaacataatttatctatattagtGCTAGTAAGGATACAATTGAACAGTCCTAGTTTAAAATAACTGTTTGCGAGCTAAAATTGTAAAGCCACTCCGAGTCTCCGCTTCGGTAAGACACtatcaaaatataacataattccATGACCCGTCTAAACCCACCACGgaagtatacaaattataaatctcACACAGGTTTAGTATATTCTGTATGAAGCGATTTACACTTAACgcctacacatattattattatatcacacatGTAAAGCcgtacaggtatatatataggtgcacgacgcatatatatgtatatatatatatatacattaatgtcGTAATAAGGTGGAAACCAAAATATACAAGCATAGgatgtaaataacaataaataagcCGGGTGGGTTGAAAATGAAATTAGATAGTTAATCACCACGAAATAGCTGACGTCTTGAATAGATTCTAAGAATTTAGACTAAAGCTCCCGGTCACAAAATGTGCCGGAGCATAAATTACCAATTTCAAGAGCCAGTGCAGTTTTATGGTCCAGTTTAGACGGtatttgtaggtatatacattatacattttaagtagagGCGTAGTGCTTAATAAAATTCGCCTAATTTATATTTCCTATTCAATCTTTAGCGTCTCGTAGAATTacgtaatatataaagtaatgtATAACTTGGTAATCGGTATactggtaaataaataaaagagtaTATACgcagtgtttttaaattaaatttaaaaaaacacaaaatttaataacttttgaaatattattgtcataaattgtaaattaattaataactatacagttaaaaattacatttacccTTACCATATTGTGACAAAACGTGTAATCGCCCGAAATCGTAAAAATACGacggtacaatattataagatccgtataattaaattttgttttagtctctgtaaaacctaaaataaattaaattcgaaCCTTATATTTCTAGTTCGAgaattaatgttttaacttaTATGTAGTTTTCAAAGATATGattcatttttcaattaataaacaaGATTATGATGTAGACGTATTAATGTCATACTGAAAcactcataatatattacaacgctatttactatagaatattaaaattctcTATGGGTATTGGGTaggtataagtttttttttataaaatttaaatttaatttcagtcATCAATTTGGACGTTTGGTTTCCAAGAATGATatacaattaacaaattaacttAGTTAATAGTGCGAAACTCGCGTCCATTCAATTTGTTAaacgtaattatttaaaaataataaaatacttcctGATGGCTGATAGtttcgtgttatattataatttccttTATTTCCTATTCCTACccgtagataataataacaggTGGTACAGTTCATTAAGCtatattttatagagtttttgtatacatatattttttttaatattgttattcagtCCAATAAGTCACGTAATCAGAATATTCATTCAATTCATTGTTCGAGTGGTCCTATGTACTATGTACCGGCTATTAAGTATTCTGCTGTGGTTTattcaacaacaacaataacaaaaaaggttaattataaaaatttctcatgattcaataattttaaaaaaataaaatattttaatgaaacgaTTTTGCCattttgattttgtatattatggcactataaattttattataaatttataataataaaagccgATAAAAGTTATAGCTCATGCAAAacctatattttctataatagaGGAAAAACTATCAGTCTGAAAGCAATTTTTATCGtatgcataaaaatatgattttagggCCCATATGTTATGACTCTTATCTGCAGCAGGCAGGACATAATATTGTTAGAAAacaataatcttatattataaaatgataatataattatactgcgATATTCTAATATTGTCGTATATGGTGTATtgtacaatatgatattattagtttataatgtttatattttgaatagtatGAATGTACGATAATAGTACgacatagttaataatatttaataatatggcaATGATCGTCATTATGGCGTGATCTAGCGGTAGTGCGCATAACATCAGACGTTTAGGTTATCAATTTGTCCAAAAGAAGGGATGAGTGTAATCTGTTTCGCAGAGTATTGTCggtgcaaaattattttttaatttatcatcgtcatattattatttatcaatattatatttacaatggaCCTATTTATCACTTCTTGTTTCGTGCGTACATTActgcgttatattattattatgtacattgcaGTCAAGAGGAACAACGTTTGGACAACATTATGATGATAGtcagatagtataatattacctaattaataataattactaatattagatTTCTCTTACAATCTAATTCGTGTGGAAGTTAAAAATATCGATATGCAAAAATGATTTCAAGTGATGTAAGACGTAGTTttagtaaacataaaaattaaaaacatattatgatctatcggaaaatattttataattaaaaattaaaaataccataatataatcgtttcatgtaatacatacatttaaacagcattaatataattataacaatattttgttgacattaaaatgttaaaaattcttTTGAATCTTAAATgtctattttatcatattttttttcacgtattttaaaataatatatttttatcttaaaagttttttaaatttttatttattttaaatttaaagcgtTTATTTGACTATAGTTTTTTGCATAgctatataatcatttttttctgcAGATAAATTCTATAGttctagttatatattataatataatatcgtatcaaCTTCACACGTGGAGATGCACACGGGTCTTACTGTGCGGTATGAGTGAAATTCGATTGTGATTGTGACAGTCGACGGCCAAAggggaataataatattatgtcgtataGTGTATGTAATTCTAGTCTTTGTGTTATTCCGCAGCATCAGACAATACGGCGACCGCAGACATCCCAACACCGTAAATGACGATTTTCAATATCACCGTCGTGAGTGTCGTCGATGGCACAGtgtagacttttttttttttgttgcactGAGCACAATATTGAATCTGTGTTGacattctaattatttttgcgTCGAAACTCTTCAACAGTGTCTGCTTGCTGCAATCCGCAGTTACCTACACGTAGGCCAGTCTACAGTCTGTCTGTAGGTAGATATACATGTTggctgttttatatatttttgtaccgATGAACCGGATGAACTACTTACCGTACTTTTTCgacaaaaattgaattatgtcATGCGGATCACGTGAATCGAATCAAAcggttataaatgttaatgtttagACATAGGTACAAAgtggtatttttatatattcgaatactaaaaacatatacttgtatacataatattagatacACGATTTCGTATgaacaaaattatgtatagaactcgattctattaaaaattacagtGAACTATAATAGCAAATACAATATGTTCCTTGTTATTGTGTTATTTCAAAGAATAACGTTTTAAAACCGATTTTAtggcatttaaatattatacaatccgatgataaatattaaaataatctaaaattactTTGATCGATCTAAATTGGAaagtttgttttgttatttgttatccAACAGGTagttattatacagttttttgtaaattacttCCCTATATAAGTATGCTTGGTTTGGATCCTTTTCACAGTATCAGTCGTTTTGATCTTCAGTCGGTTTCGAGTCAGCATCCAGTAATAAACTATCTACGACGCTCAATATAATACGAGAATAATAATGGACGTAAACGCCAAGGTAAATCTTATACTTACTTTTTTACACCTATATCGTAATTATTTTCACTACTTGTCGTTTCGttatattaaatcgttttaaaaatataaaaataaatagattctgCTTACCACTGTCTATGTTGTTCTCATGGCGCTCAAATCATTTGGACAATATGGAAACAGATACATCCAAAGAGGTGTTGCTCATGAATTTGACGGATTCGATCAAGGAAAATATTTGGGTCACGCCCTCCCGTATTCCCAAATAAATGGTCAGGGTTACAATTTAGGGTGGAACGGATACCAAGGAGGA
This genomic window contains:
- the LOC132922909 gene encoding uncharacterized protein LOC132922909, with product MDVNAKILLTTVYVVLMALKSFGQYGNRYIQRGVAHEFDGFDQGKYLGHALPYSQINGQGYNLGWNGYQGGNSFNPYQKLGYGYQNQGYSGGIGFADGGQLFGLQQPVNFIGNHQRFRL